A single genomic interval of Nonomuraea rubra harbors:
- a CDS encoding SWIM zinc finger family protein, whose translation MTSATQAYTYAAPSSLVAGRLGLATSGGRALSGPAVAPRFFSGVVTQAAPAAASLLGVADVALARYHQPQSRPGWVRDPVVTCNGDRLRFESFSACGGVYARLDLLNGALDGEVFDRGTTNVDVNAPLREALARIGPRDPLHLGVGLDELVVTTMDGAVVEKKVPLPERWLRGFAEVQVIASGMDQRGELAGMAAVRFLRGLPRRGTVWVTQAGRELKVSDRPVPGAVQLAAPNRLGTLLPLLRFATSLRVYGPNDAASSAWELELPGMRYTLTLSPERWRGFSGEGAVLDDLSTDEAEDDADVVGMLLNFEPEVEISLLAARAGISADRVRAALTRLGVAGRVGYDLSEAAHFHRELPYDKDHVILLNPRLARARKLVEAGAVRLEGESATVRTSGGERRVSLADGSCTCEWWWDHRGSRGPCKHVLAARIVARAAVEVSR comes from the coding sequence ATGACTTCTGCGACGCAGGCGTACACGTACGCCGCGCCCTCCTCCCTCGTCGCCGGCCGGCTCGGGCTGGCGACCTCCGGCGGCCGTGCCCTGTCCGGCCCCGCCGTGGCCCCCCGGTTCTTCAGCGGCGTGGTGACCCAGGCGGCCCCCGCCGCGGCGAGCCTGCTCGGCGTCGCCGACGTGGCGCTGGCCCGCTACCACCAGCCGCAGTCGCGGCCCGGCTGGGTGCGGGACCCGGTGGTGACGTGCAACGGCGACCGGTTGCGGTTCGAATCGTTCTCGGCCTGCGGCGGCGTGTACGCCCGGCTCGACCTGCTGAACGGCGCGCTCGACGGCGAGGTGTTCGACCGGGGCACCACCAACGTCGACGTGAACGCCCCGCTCAGGGAGGCGCTGGCGCGCATCGGCCCGCGCGACCCGTTGCACCTCGGGGTGGGCCTCGACGAGCTGGTCGTGACCACGATGGACGGCGCGGTGGTGGAGAAGAAGGTGCCGCTGCCCGAGCGCTGGTTACGCGGGTTCGCCGAGGTGCAGGTCATCGCCTCGGGCATGGACCAGCGCGGCGAGCTGGCCGGCATGGCGGCGGTGCGGTTCCTGCGCGGGCTGCCCAGGAGGGGCACGGTCTGGGTGACGCAGGCGGGCCGTGAGCTGAAGGTCTCCGACCGCCCGGTTCCCGGCGCGGTCCAGCTCGCCGCCCCCAACCGGCTCGGCACGCTCCTGCCGCTGCTGCGCTTCGCCACGTCCCTCCGGGTGTACGGCCCGAACGACGCCGCCTCCAGCGCCTGGGAGCTGGAGCTGCCGGGCATGCGCTACACGCTCACCCTCTCGCCCGAGCGCTGGCGCGGCTTCTCCGGCGAGGGCGCGGTGCTCGACGACCTGTCCACCGATGAGGCCGAGGACGACGCCGACGTGGTGGGCATGCTGCTCAACTTCGAGCCCGAGGTCGAGATCAGCCTGCTGGCCGCCCGCGCGGGCATCTCCGCCGACCGCGTACGCGCCGCGCTGACGCGGCTCGGCGTCGCCGGCCGGGTCGGCTACGACCTGTCGGAGGCCGCCCACTTCCACCGCGAGCTGCCCTACGACAAGGACCACGTGATCCTGCTCAACCCGCGGCTGGCCAGGGCGCGCAAGCTCGTCGAGGCGGGCGCCGTGCGCCTCGAAGGAGAGTCGGCCACCGTCCGCACCTCGGGCGGCGAGCGCCGCGTCTCGCTGGCCGACGGCTCCTGCACCTGCGAGTGGTGGTGGGACCATCGCGGCTCCCGCGGGCCGTGCAAGCACGTGCTGGCCGCCAGGATCGTCGCCCGCGCCGCCGTGGAGGTCTCCCGATGA
- a CDS encoding IclR family transcriptional regulator domain-containing protein, whose translation MHASSSGLVLLAHAPAELRERMLRRPRQAYTTDTITDAKALRTALAEVRRNGYAFCPGHIHPDATGISVPVRVAGQVVAALGLVVPNDEHAWPLVRPLQLTGLAVERALGGRPGRPEAEAGDPERPR comes from the coding sequence GTGCACGCCTCCTCCAGCGGCCTGGTCCTGCTCGCGCACGCCCCCGCCGAGCTGCGGGAACGCATGCTGCGCAGGCCGCGGCAGGCGTACACGACGGACACGATCACCGACGCGAAGGCCCTGCGCACGGCGCTCGCCGAAGTGCGGCGCAACGGGTACGCCTTCTGCCCCGGCCACATCCATCCCGACGCCACCGGCATCTCCGTGCCCGTCCGGGTGGCCGGGCAGGTGGTGGCCGCGCTCGGCCTGGTGGTGCCCAACGACGAGCACGCCTGGCCCCTGGTCCGCCCGCTGCAACTCACCGGCCTGGCCGTGGAGCGTGCCCTGGGCGGCCGGCCGGGACGGCCGGAGGCGGAGGCCGGCGATCCGGAGCGACCTCGATGA
- a CDS encoding LacI family DNA-binding transcriptional regulator produces the protein MTTESSPLTIAQLAELAGVSTATVSKVVNGRSEVSSETRAAVEELIRRHGYRRQRRRSAPTTLIELVFHALEGDYPVEITKGVADVARRHDLTVGISDLHRDHTTADAWLDGVLRRRPSGVIAVFSGLTEAQHQQLTQREIPLVLLDPADAPARAIPSVGAGNWNGGLTATRHLLELGHRRIAIITGPDSALSSRARLDGYRTALDLAGLPADPQLAGCGDFLIEGALTEAHRLLRLPDPPTAVFATNDGQAIGVYHAAHQLGLRIPDDLSVIGFDDMPSVRWAIPPLTTIRQPLTDMAAAATTMLLTLAQGEPLPQNRVELATELVIRESTAPPKPSRA, from the coding sequence ATGACCACGGAGTCGTCCCCCCTCACCATCGCCCAGCTCGCCGAGCTGGCCGGAGTCTCCACCGCGACGGTCTCCAAGGTCGTGAACGGCCGCTCCGAGGTCTCCTCGGAAACCCGCGCCGCCGTCGAGGAGCTCATCCGCCGGCACGGCTACCGCCGCCAGCGCCGCCGCTCCGCCCCCACCACCCTGATCGAGCTCGTCTTCCACGCCCTCGAAGGCGACTACCCCGTCGAGATCACCAAGGGCGTCGCCGACGTCGCCCGCCGGCACGACCTCACCGTCGGCATCTCCGACCTGCACCGCGACCACACCACCGCCGACGCCTGGCTCGACGGCGTCCTGCGCCGCCGCCCCAGCGGCGTCATCGCCGTCTTCTCCGGCCTCACCGAGGCCCAGCACCAGCAGCTCACCCAGCGCGAGATCCCGCTCGTCCTGCTCGACCCGGCCGACGCCCCCGCCCGCGCCATCCCCTCCGTCGGCGCCGGCAACTGGAACGGCGGCCTCACCGCCACCCGCCACCTCCTCGAACTCGGCCACCGCCGCATCGCCATCATCACCGGCCCCGACTCCGCCCTGTCCAGCCGCGCCCGCCTCGACGGCTACCGCACCGCCCTCGACCTGGCCGGCCTGCCCGCCGACCCCCAGCTCGCCGGGTGCGGCGACTTCCTCATCGAGGGCGCCCTCACCGAAGCACACCGCCTGCTGCGCCTGCCCGACCCGCCCACCGCCGTCTTCGCCACCAACGACGGCCAGGCCATCGGCGTCTACCACGCCGCCCACCAGCTCGGCCTGCGCATCCCCGACGATCTCAGCGTCATCGGCTTCGACGACATGCCGTCGGTGAGATGGGCGATCCCCCCGCTGACCACCATCCGCCAGCCCCTCACCGACATGGCCGCCGCCGCCACCACGATGCTCCTGACCCTCGCCCAGGGCGAGCCGCTGCCGCAGAACCGCGTCGAGCTGGCCACCGAACTCGTCATCCGCGAGAGCACCGCACCACCCAAACCCTCCCGTGCCTGA
- a CDS encoding VOC family protein, with protein sequence MALRPVQVNFKARDDAALGRFWAEALGWGVSSEGPGVTNLEPEGFVWPDPDAFYVDLVTVPDPETVKYRVHLDLASTSAAHQAELVARLTELGATPADVGQGEVPWKVMADPEGNVFCVLEPRPRYQDTGPIAAVVVDCADPRAMARFWDQALDWTLHEVTDDHALLRSAKGSGPYLEFLRTTGATAVPSRVHLDLLPHPVEAQEAEVARLLALGATTADVGQGDVPWKVLADPEGNEFCVLGRG encoded by the coding sequence ATGGCGTTGCGACCTGTTCAGGTGAATTTCAAGGCCCGGGACGACGCGGCACTCGGCCGGTTCTGGGCGGAGGCGCTCGGCTGGGGCGTCTCCAGCGAGGGCCCCGGCGTGACCAACCTCGAGCCCGAGGGCTTCGTCTGGCCGGATCCCGACGCCTTCTACGTCGACCTCGTCACCGTCCCCGACCCCGAGACGGTGAAGTACCGCGTGCACCTCGACCTGGCCTCCACCTCCGCCGCCCACCAGGCCGAGCTGGTCGCGCGCCTGACGGAGCTCGGTGCCACGCCTGCCGACGTGGGCCAGGGCGAGGTTCCGTGGAAGGTCATGGCCGACCCCGAGGGCAACGTGTTCTGCGTGCTGGAGCCCCGGCCGAGGTACCAGGACACCGGGCCGATCGCCGCGGTGGTGGTCGACTGCGCCGATCCGCGGGCCATGGCCCGGTTCTGGGACCAGGCGCTGGACTGGACCCTGCACGAGGTCACCGACGACCACGCGCTGCTGCGTTCGGCGAAGGGGTCCGGCCCGTACCTGGAGTTCCTCCGCACGACCGGCGCGACGGCCGTGCCGAGCCGCGTCCATCTCGACCTGCTGCCGCATCCCGTCGAGGCCCAGGAGGCGGAGGTCGCCCGGCTGCTGGCCCTGGGTGCCACCACCGCCGACGTCGGCCAGGGCGACGTGCCGTGGAAGGTGCTGGCCGACCCCGAGGGCAACGAGTTCTGCGTGCTCGGACGCGGCTGA
- a CDS encoding ArsR/SmtB family transcription factor: MNEEKGPLPRAEAEEYASWFKALADATRIQIVSLLARRRAPMSVGEIVAVSGVGQSTVSHHLKILAEVRFVLVEKQGTASLYRINENCVSCFPTAADVVMGNPAPAAPTCE, from the coding sequence ATGAACGAGGAGAAGGGGCCTCTGCCACGCGCGGAGGCCGAGGAGTACGCGAGCTGGTTCAAGGCGCTGGCCGATGCCACGCGCATCCAGATCGTGTCCCTGCTGGCGCGGCGCCGGGCGCCGATGAGCGTGGGCGAGATCGTGGCCGTGTCCGGGGTGGGCCAGTCCACCGTCTCGCACCACCTGAAGATCCTGGCCGAGGTGCGGTTCGTCCTGGTCGAGAAGCAGGGCACCGCCAGCCTGTACCGGATCAACGAGAACTGTGTGAGCTGCTTCCCGACCGCCGCCGACGTGGTCATGGGCAACCCCGCGCCGGCGGCGCCCACCTGTGAGTGA
- a CDS encoding GNAT family N-acetyltransferase produces MAHDEIIDHYSALARAADAGRAAADCGQDAFERGGFGPAGYDELGVLPEGAVLASLGCGNPVAVARLRPGEVVLDLGSGGGIDVLLSARRVGPEGRVYGLDASADMLALARRNAGQAGARNVEFLHGTIERVPLPDRAVDVVISNCVINLSSDKAAVLAEAFRVLRPGGRFGVSDVVVDGEQDPERRAAAERRVGCAAGALPAGEYRGLLAAAGFTGVRVTLTADHGDGVHSAIVQAAKPAAPPEVEIRPMRDGDADEVLAIYQAGLDTGQASFETVAPSWAGFTAARLPHLRYVACDTGTGQVLGWVAASAVSSRRVYAGVVEHSIYVHPGCQAQGVGRALLEAFIAAGEDAGVWTIQSGVFGENAASLALHRALGFRTVGVRERVGCHRGVWRDVLMIERRSAVTGT; encoded by the coding sequence ATGGCGCACGATGAGATCATCGACCACTACTCCGCCCTCGCCCGCGCCGCGGACGCCGGCCGGGCCGCCGCCGACTGCGGGCAGGACGCGTTCGAGCGGGGCGGCTTCGGCCCGGCCGGTTACGACGAGCTGGGCGTGCTGCCCGAGGGAGCGGTCCTGGCCAGCCTGGGCTGCGGGAACCCGGTGGCCGTCGCCCGGCTGCGGCCCGGCGAGGTCGTGCTCGATCTCGGCTCGGGCGGCGGCATCGACGTGCTGCTGTCGGCCCGCCGCGTCGGCCCGGAGGGCAGGGTCTACGGGCTGGACGCCAGCGCGGACATGCTGGCACTGGCCCGGCGCAACGCCGGGCAGGCGGGTGCCCGCAACGTGGAGTTCCTGCACGGCACGATCGAGCGCGTGCCGCTGCCGGACCGGGCGGTGGACGTGGTCATCTCCAACTGCGTGATCAACCTGTCGAGCGACAAGGCCGCGGTGCTGGCGGAGGCGTTCCGGGTGCTGCGGCCGGGAGGCCGGTTCGGCGTCAGCGACGTGGTGGTGGACGGCGAGCAGGACCCTGAGCGGCGGGCCGCGGCCGAGCGGCGCGTCGGCTGCGCGGCCGGCGCGCTCCCGGCGGGCGAGTACCGCGGGCTGCTGGCCGCGGCGGGCTTCACCGGCGTGCGCGTCACGCTGACCGCGGACCATGGCGACGGCGTGCACTCGGCGATCGTCCAGGCCGCCAAGCCGGCGGCCCCGCCGGAGGTGGAGATCCGGCCGATGCGCGACGGCGACGCCGATGAGGTGCTGGCCATCTACCAGGCCGGGCTGGACACCGGCCAGGCGAGCTTCGAGACCGTCGCCCCGAGCTGGGCGGGCTTCACCGCCGCCAGGCTGCCCCACCTGCGCTACGTGGCCTGCGACACGGGCACCGGCCAGGTGCTCGGCTGGGTGGCCGCCTCGGCGGTGTCGTCCAGGCGGGTGTACGCGGGGGTGGTCGAGCACAGTATCTACGTCCATCCGGGCTGCCAGGCCCAGGGGGTCGGCCGGGCGCTGCTGGAGGCGTTCATCGCCGCGGGCGAGGACGCCGGCGTCTGGACGATCCAGTCCGGCGTCTTCGGCGAGAACGCCGCCAGCCTGGCCCTGCACCGGGCGCTCGGCTTCCGGACCGTCGGGGTACGGGAGCGCGTCGGGTGCCACCGCGGCGTCTGGCGGGACGTCCTGATGATCGAGCGCCGCAGCGCCGTCACGGGGACCTGA